A stretch of the Pelodiscus sinensis isolate JC-2024 chromosome 8, ASM4963464v1, whole genome shotgun sequence genome encodes the following:
- the ZNF488 gene encoding zinc finger protein 488 codes for MELPALPKLLWTGDNKLLHQHFPEVFATVQTTQDIPEQASFGPCMLQNTLLDTLAFIALKCSERRTIHYVFKVDVTAAPSPAVLPWMRLVQPAASGKEQNLEAYLKHSQLYYRPTRKIGKTEELLVWYDEELSSLLGFSALKARTLPADLRCPACGQAFKGQHCYLAHVHFLCALEKHAPPGSNLPEQKARKDHSAAQATNFHSLARDLEGKPALRRDEPHGLPGERRAKSDEAESPRSRKTVLLEKTNNLGEAPSHGGKEEAAGELAAAGSVWKLSSGKLAAKKEAGEHKPSAFTEVRRLKDRLRGERAKELEPGGDLGLWGKEQMPKGMGLISSGSAFSFVWPARARGEQKSAFSKPTKCLAGRALGTSSHPTTESPKSPLGELSGFITTAAITCYGSLVDSKFLVRGLCNSQALQASLSRGDAVPCPSDPWPKQPGGQLQTPAPSSSSSSLPLLPPTFTSFGVAAQNWCAKCNLSFRMTSDLVFHMRSHHKKDYASPESQCKRRREEKLTCPICHEYFRERHHLSRHMTSHN; via the exons ATGGAACTGCCGGCTTTGCCTAAACTCCTCTGGACGGGTGACAACAAGCTCTTGCATCAGCACTTCCCGGAAGTGTTTGCCACGGTCCAGACCACCCAAGACATCCCCGAGCAGGCCAGCTTCGGGCCGTGCATGCTGCAGAACACCTTGCTGGACACGCTTGCTTTTATCGCCCTGAAATGCTCCGAGAGAAGAACAATCCATTATGTATTTAAG GTAGACGTCACCGCCGCGCCCAGCCCCGCCGTACTGCCCTGGATGCGGCTTGTCCAACCGGCGGCCAGCGGCAAGGAACAGAACTTGGAGGCCTACTTGAAACACAGCCAGCTGTACTATCGACCGACGAGGAAAATCGGCAAGACCGAGGAGCTCCTGGTTTGGTACGACGAGGAGCTTTCCAGCCTCCTGGGTTTCAGTGCACTCAAGGCCAGGACGCTCCCAGCCG ATCTCCGGTGCCCGGCCTGCGGGCAGGCCTTTAAAGGGCAGCACTGCTATCTGGCCCACGTCCATTTTCTCTGCGCCCTGGAGAAACACGCCCCGCCGGGGAGCAATCTCCCGGAGCAGAAGGCCAGGAAGGACCACTCGGCTGCGCAGGCCACCAACTTCCACAGCCTGGCCAGGGATCTGGAGGGGAAGCCAGCCCTGCGGCGAGACGAGCCCCACGGGCtgccgggggagaggagagcgaAATCGGACGAGGCGGAGAGCCCCAGGAGCCGGAAAACGGTGCTGCTGGAGAAGACGAATAACCTGGGGGAAGCACCCAGCCACGGGGGCaaggaggaggcggcgggggaGCTCGCCGCGGCGGGCTCCGTCTGGAAGCTCAGTTCGGGGAAGCTGGCGGCGAAGAAGGAGGCCGGGGAGCACAAGCCGAGCGCTTTCACCGAGGTCAGGAGGCTGAAGGACCGGCTGAGGGGCGAGAGAGCAAAGGAGTTGGAGCCAGGGGGAGACCTGGGCTTGTGGGGCAAAGAACAGATGCCCAAGGGAATGGGGCTGATTTCCTCGGGTAGTGCCTTCTCCTTCGTGTGGCCCGCCCGAGCCCGGGGGGAGCAGAAAAGCGCGTTCAGCAAGCCCACGAAGTGTCTGGCAGGCCGGGCTCTCGGGACTTCCTCTCATCCCACGACCGAGTCGCCGAAGAGCCCCCTGGGGGAGCTGTCTGGTTTCATCACCACGGCGGCCATCACGTGCTACGGCAGCCTGGTGGATTCCAAGTTCTTGGTCAGGGGGTTGTGTAATTCTCAGGCCCTGCAGGCGAGCCTCAGCCGGGGCGACGCCGTCCCGTGTCCCTCAGACCCCTGGCCGAAACAACCCGGGGGGCAGTTGCAaacccccgccccttcctcctcctcctcctcgctgccACTGCTGCCGCCCACCTTCACCTCGTTCGGCGTGGCCGCCCAGAACTGGTGCGCCAAATGCAACCTCTCCTTCCGCATGACGTCCGACCTGGTCTTCCACATGCGGTCCCACCACAAGAAGGACTACGCCTCCCCGGAGTCGCAGTGCAAGCGGAGACGGGAGGAGAAGCTGACCTGTCCCATCTGCCACGAGTACTTTCGGGAACGGCACCATTTATCCCGACACATGACCTCTCATAATTAG